One genomic region from Bombus terrestris chromosome 15, iyBomTerr1.2, whole genome shotgun sequence encodes:
- the LOC100650418 gene encoding solute carrier family 25 member 44, with protein MSAVETPHFIRTIEWDMMDKTKFFPLSMLSSFSVRCCLYPLTVIKTRLQVQKHNNMYNGMLDACRKIYKVEGIGGLYRGFWISSIQTVSGVFYVSTYEGMRHILGQNNVIGNIDSRVKALIAGGAASLVGQTIVVPFDVLSQHLMVLGINYNKHGRYIDQMGINPLGLILEPGKSRTQISTDIIRLIYQRDGYRGFYRGYVASLCAYVPNSALWWGLYTSYQDELIRLFPEWVSHLFIQALAGTLGGFTTTIITNPLDIVRARLQVQRLDSMFTTFKVLWVEERLQMFTKGLSARLVQSACFSFSIILGYETIKRFSIIEEYKGYIRW; from the exons ATGTCTGCAGTAGAAACACCACATTTCATACGTACCATCGAATGGGATATGATGGATAAGACAAAATTTTTCCCATTGAGCATGCTCTCATCATTTTCTGTGCGCTGCTGTCTATATCCCTTAACAGTAATTAAAACCCGCTTACAAGTTCAGAAACATAACAACATGTACAAtg GAATGCTAGATGCTTGCAGAAAGATTTACAAGGTGGAAGGTATAGGTGGTCTATATAGAGGATTTTGGATAAGTTCTATACAAACTGTATCTGGTGTATTTTATGTATCTACTTACGAAGGAATGCGTCATATACTTGGACAGAATAatgttataggtaatatagacTCACGAGTAAAAGCATTAATTGCCGGTGGAGCTGCTAGTTTGGTAGGACAGACAATAGTAGTTCCGTTTGATGTTCTAAGTCAACACTTAATGGTTCTGGGGATCAATTATAATAAACATGGAAGATATATAGATCAG ATGGGTATAAATCCATTGGGTTTAATTCTTGAGCCAGGAAAATCCCGGACTCAAATTTCGACAGATATTATCAGGTTAATTTATCAGAGAGATGGCTATAGAGGTTTTTATAGAGGATATGTTGCATCATTGTGCGCTTATGTTCCCAATAGTGCTCTTTGGTGGGGATTATATACATCATACCAGg ATGAGCTTATAAGATTGTTCCCAGAGTGGGTCTCTCACTTGTTTATTCAAGCTCTTGCTGGTACATTAGGAGGATTTACCACAACAATTATTACAAATCCTTTAGATATTGTACGGGCAAGGTTACAAGTACAAAGATTAGATAGTATGTTTACTACGTTCAAAGTTTTATGGGTGGAAGAAAGATTGCAAATGTTCACAAAGGGACTTTCCGCGCGTCTTGTGCAATCTGCTTGTTTTAGTTTTTCAATAATTCTAGGATATGAAACTATTAAAAGATTCAGCATAATTGAAGAGTACAAAGGTTACATTAGATGGTGA